The DNA region CAGCTGCTCGCGGAAAGGGTCCATTTTGTCTTTGGCAGTGTTTGCCGCTTCCTTCAATGCTTCCTGCTCTGCTTCTGGTTTACCAGCTTTTTTTGCTGTGCTGTAGGCAATATTGGCTTTATCATATTCCGCTGATAACTTTCTCATCTGGTCCATTACCGGCTTTTGACGCAATTCTAACGCAGCGTATTCATCATGGGTTTTAGAGCCCTTCAATTTCAGGTTCCTGAAATCACCCGCGGTCAGTTCCAGGCTTAGTTTTCCGGATTCCAGGAACAGCATCCCCCGGTTCGGATCGTCCATCATCCTGCCAGCCTTTTCACTTTCGATAGAGGCCATAACCGGCTCCAGGGCTGTACCTTTGAACACAAAAGTGCCGTTCTTAACCAGTGTACTGTCCATCTGGTACTTGCCACCAGATTCGTAGGCAAGTTTAAGCTTGCCGGTTTGCATACCTTTTATTTTGCCTTGTAAAACAAATGTGCCCTGCTGGGCCATAACAGGTAGTATTCCTGTGAATAAAAGGCAGGTTAATAAGTATTTTTTCATAGTTTTTTAATAGGCGCAGCACATATGCGTGCTGCGCTGGTAAACAATTGGTTAATTGGCGTTATATCCTGTATTCTGCTCACCAAACTGAGGATTGTAAACAAACTCCGTTTGCGGAACCGGTATGATATATTGGATCTGACTGGTAATGGTTGGTTTAAGTGCTTTAACAGTGTCAAAAGGCAGGCGAAGCAAGGCCATCCACTCACTGCCATCCTCAGCCACCATGCTTCTTGATGTTTCCTTATAGATTTCTACCAAAAGTGCAGCAGGTGTGCCAGCAGTGGTCACTGCGATATATGGCGCATTCGTAGCGGTTAGCCCCCCTTTTTGCTGAATGGTATGCACCAGCGTCCTGGCATCCGTAAGGTTTCCGCCCGAGCGTACAATGGCTTCTGCTTTCAGCAGGTAAACCTCTGTGAGTCGCAGCACATAATCGGTTTCTGTTAAGGCTGTAGGGCTTGAGCCCACGGCCACATATTTGGTAAAAAAGGTGGTATTGGGTGAATACTGCTGATAAGGTGTTGCCGGGCCGATGATCCAGCCTTGGCGCGGATCATCTGTATACAAATTCTTTAGTGCCAGGGTGGCAACATATAGAGATGACGCGGAAGGCCAGTATTGCCTGGTTTTACTGTAGGGGTCTGATGCCTGCAATGCCTGGGGCTTTATGCCAAGGATAACCTCTTTGCTGGCCAGGCCGGCTACACGGAAAAGGTTTTGCTGACTGGCTTCCAGTTCATAAGCAGGGTTCTGCATGATCTGATCGGCCAGCTGGATCACTGATGCATAATCACCGCTTTGTCCGCGGTTAATCAGCACCCGCATTTTCAAAGCCATGGCGGCCCATTTGGTGGCATAATGGTTTGGATTGCTGGCCGGGCCGTTGGCAATCGCTTCATCCAGATCTGCCAGGATAAAATCATAACTCTCCTTTACTGTACTGCGCTTTTTAAGGATATTGGTCAGTGTCGACAACTCATCGCGTAGCAAAACACCCTGCGTACTGTTTATCTTGTACCATTCTGCATAATAGCTCAGTATTTTAAAATGAGCATAAGCCCTTATAAACTTGGCTTCGGCCAGGATCTCCTTTTTCCGGTTACCGCTGAAAGCATTATCCGACAGGGCATTTACACCCGCAATTACGCCATTTGCAGCGTTCAGTGCACGGTAAGATTCATTCCAGAAAGTTCCGCTGGCTCCTTTAGTTATATTTAGTTCTTCGCCAAAAGACCCGAAGCCATAGCCAATATATCCTGCAAATTCAGCCGGAAGGATCTGGTGCATCTGCCACCCGGTTTTGATGTTTGTTGCGTTGGCAAAATTATAATAGGCACCGTTTAAAGCAATCTGAGAGGTAGCTTGATCAATAATGGTATTGCCTTCCACCTTTGCATTTTTAGGCGGTGCGCTCAGC from Pedobacter africanus includes:
- a CDS encoding RagB/SusD family nutrient uptake outer membrane protein; the protein is MKTLYKILAVAIIITTGYGCEKELSAPPKNAKVEGNTIIDQATSQIALNGAYYNFANATNIKTGWQMHQILPAEFAGYIGYGFGSFGEELNITKGASGTFWNESYRALNAANGVIAGVNALSDNAFSGNRKKEILAEAKFIRAYAHFKILSYYAEWYKINSTQGVLLRDELSTLTNILKKRSTVKESYDFILADLDEAIANGPASNPNHYATKWAAMALKMRVLINRGQSGDYASVIQLADQIMQNPAYELEASQQNLFRVAGLASKEVILGIKPQALQASDPYSKTRQYWPSASSLYVATLALKNLYTDDPRQGWIIGPATPYQQYSPNTTFFTKYVAVGSSPTALTETDYVLRLTEVYLLKAEAIVRSGGNLTDARTLVHTIQQKGGLTATNAPYIAVTTAGTPAALLVEIYKETSRSMVAEDGSEWMALLRLPFDTVKALKPTITSQIQYIIPVPQTEFVYNPQFGEQNTGYNAN